In Thermoanaerobacterium xylanolyticum LX-11, the genomic window ATATTAAAAGAAAATCAAAGATTATAGAGGGAGGGATTTAGATGAATAATATTAATGTGTTGAATTTTTCTACTAGCGATGAAAAATTTAAAGCCAGTGGATTGGCACCGGTCATCGGATACGAACCGTGGTCACTTAGAACAATTGAAAGTGTAAAGCAATCAATAGCTGAAGGAATTCCGGTATTGATCAGGTTGCATTCTGCTGCTGATTATCCTTGCGTAAACTATGAGCAGGGTTATAAACTAGATAGAGAATCACATGCAGTCATGATTGTTGGTTATGATGATGAAGAAGAAATGTTTGATATTGTAGATCCTTGGCAGAAGGCATGGGGAGGTGAATATGGCGGACTTGAAAGACTCCCTTATGATGAAATATTTAATGTATGGACCGTTAACTGTTCATTGGATAAGGCAACCAGATTGTCACCACCGACAAAAGAAGTCGAAAAAATTGTTGATGAAAATGGCAATACAAGTGTAAAGTTGATGATTGGATATTACATTCCCAAAGGTTACATTATTGACG contains:
- a CDS encoding C39 family peptidase gives rise to the protein MNNINVLNFSTSDEKFKASGLAPVIGYEPWSLRTIESVKQSIAEGIPVLIRLHSAADYPCVNYEQGYKLDRESHAVMIVGYDDEEEMFDIVDPWQKAWGGEYGGLERLPYDEIFNVWTVNCSLDKATRLSPPTKEVEKIVDENGNTSVKLMIGYYIPKGYIIDEKQNAFTSFDIIVKYEYEGLEKKYEHHLKGRWNVGELAEIITPIGKNISGNVNIDFHITATIEGERPYHYKDKIEFSFTENMYFEEIMFNKQGIQKNLHVNKKSFAFTFN